Genomic window (Helianthus annuus cultivar XRQ/B chromosome 3, HanXRQr2.0-SUNRISE, whole genome shotgun sequence):
TGAAGTTCATGTATGTGATAgtgtattttattttatgaatCTTTCTTTCTTCAATAAATAGATTTGGTGGGGCGAGGCTCCTCAAAACCCGATATCTAAAGCTTCAGTTATTTGAAGGTTCAGATATCGGATTATCTAAAATATATATGATTGAAAATTATAATAATCAATTGCCCGAATTTTATTTTAGAGGAGTTATGAATTTTTTAATCGTCCTATGAAAACATCTTGACAAGGGACATTAGTAGCGCAAACTCCGCGGAAGTACGCCGACGCCAAAGCGGTAAAGCAAAGCTAAGGCtaacttaacaaaaaaaaaaaacgtagtAAAAACCAAGGCCCCACGACAAAGCTAAGATAAATCTATGCGCTCCTCTAAAATTTCGTAACCTTTATCTAACGATGCCAAGAACAAAAACACATATTTGCTATGACTAGGATTTTAGTgagtatgtttgtttgtttaaaagtatgtttgttttgatttttatatGTATTACTTGGACAGTTGGACAAGGGGAAAATGGTTAAAAGCAATTAGATGCCAATAGACATAACTTTTGACCGTTAAAAGGTTATAGACTCGTATAAACTATGTATCTTTTTTATTTGATTTCAGCTGTTAATTTTGAATCATTAAATATGAATTTACTCGTTTTTAATGGCTTATTTTTTTTTCCGTCAATTGGAATTGAACCCTGATAAGACAGTCATATCCAACACTTTGATACCACTAGGCCAAAGGCCCTTTGGTATACTTATTTATTTAAATGTtcaatttagttttaaaaataatattaagatTTACAAATTATAATAGCAGTATAAAATTGGGTATCGTTTAAGAGTGGAAGTGGTAtcggcggatctagaaaatctttATAGGGATAACGCTTAAAAAACGAGTAACGAGATCGAAAAAAggtcaattttttttcaaaatttacactaccgttGGATCATCAAGGGGTAACAGAGGCTTTCCCTTGATACAAGGTATGTCCGCCACTAGGAAGGGGTGGTCATCACCCATCACAATACATCACATACCACACCCAATCACCATTAAAACATCACTTCATCACATTCCATCACAATTAAGGGATGGTCATCACTCATACTTATCACACCCAATCACAACTTAATACCTCAACACCAAAGGCAAACACACACACATTCTCCAATCACACCTCAACAAAAAAGTCACACACACACATTTTCCTATCCATACGTGACATACATCACAAGTTCCCCTCATCCACAAGTGATAGCACACTTGTGACGGTGTGCTATCACTCATCACGAGTGGCTATCACAAGACCACCCCGACCACCCTAACAAAACAGATTTTATAAACACCTATTCAAAGAAATGTTCTGAAAACATCCATCATTTGTGATTTATCAATTTAGTTTTCCTTAATTTCAAGATTTCCCTTTCTAATCATGACATTTCATAAATCCTAAGCTAAGGTCTTTAGTTCATAAATTTGAATTTTGATCAAACACCTATTTAAAGAAATATTGCAACTTTTTTTAGTAAGATAAAACATTGCACCTATTCAAAAGTCCCTCACTAGTTCAACGAGGTCACTTACAATTATTATAAATTGACATAGACATGAAAGCGTATCATCAATTTATTAACCATATATTGTGAAACAAAgaataaaaacattttaattGATAAGACAACCCTCGGTAATTAGGATAATGATGATGATCTTGTGGTGATTTGAAAACCATGCCTATTTATTTCTTCAAGGTTTGCATGATGTACTCCCCATAAAGATCCCTACACAACCATTCAATAGTTAACAAGAATCTCTATGCATTTTGGTGTATAAACATGAGCTTACATTGAGTGTTGAATGGCTTCAAAAGCAGTAGCTGAAGGCATAAATTCGTCAACCGCAACTTCTTTGTTCTCGTTCTTCTTGTCTATCAACGTGTCAAGAAAATTTATCGAATCATATCATTTAGTTAACCATCTATAATGATAAAAAGTACACAAGGATACAATCTTCAAAGAACCGGCGGATTTCAGCCAGACGATGAGGGGGTAACTGTTGTATATCGTTAAAGTGACGGTATTCAGGATCGTCCGCACAAACCGCAATGATTTTGTCATCTCTCTCTCCCTAAATGCATCAAACCAATTCACCATTTGTTAAACTCTCATTCGGTTGTGTACGAGATTGATTTGTTTGATACCTGATCAATCATAGGCATGAGCCCAAGGGCCTTGGCTCGAACAAAGCATCCCGGCACCACTGGTTCCTGCATGATGACTAACACGTCCATTGGGTCGTTATCTTCGCATAGTGTTCGAGGGATGAAGCCGTAGTTGTGAGGGTAAACCACTGATGAATATAACACACGGTCAACCTAATGAGTTGATCGTAAAGTTAGTCATATGTTCAAGTCAATGACAACAACGGCTCATTCATATGTCGTAACGATTAACCGATTAACGATCTCACCTTGATGAGACCGGTTTTCTTGTCGAGTTCATATTTCACTTTGCTTCCTTTTGGGATCTCAACAACCTGTCGTACGCATGCATGCAAACGTGATAAGCCACAAATCCAAAGGAAAAAATAACAAGGAAACTTATTAGACAAGCCTTTTCGCGTACCACATTGAAGATCTGAGGAGCTTCAGGACCTGCATAACGCACATACATCCATTCATTAACAAAGAAACATACAAACACAAGTCGAATAAAACATGTGCGCACATGTACCTACCGATGTCAATATCATGCCATGAATGAGCTGCAGCAGATCTCTTGGATAAGGTAGATAGGATCCTCTCGTTCAAGCGGGGGGCGCTTTTTGCAGCCATGCTTGCGGGTAATATCGATCTAGCGGTCTAGTTTACTAGAAATTCAAGAAATGGATCTGTAAAAGCGGTTTCGGATTAATGTAGTTTCAAAGTTATTGATTAAAATTGACATGCATACCTTTAAGATTGGCGATGAGAATGGAATATCGTTAATTCAATGGAAAATAGGATGAATTTATATGCATAGACATTAGTGGTCATGCTGTTTAAAAGGGAAAATATGAGGAATATGTGCATATACACAAAGGGAGAGAGTCAAACTCGATTTCTACGTGGAGACAATCATATTGATAATGTGATCTATAGGGtgtcattaaataataataataataataataataataataataataataataataataataataataataataataataataataataataataataataataataacaataataataataataataataataataataataataattcaataGGAGATTAATTTAAACTATAAAAACTGTCGCTAAGGGTGAGGAAAAAATCGATTAAACGAGCTGTACTGAAAgaaccggttttggctttacTAAACCGAAAATTAAGGGTCGGTATTGGTTATGTCTTGCTCCAAAACCAAACCGGACCGAAATAAACGATAAAATCGAACAATACCGAACTTGTTTAAATGTTTGTTATTAAACTAGTTGGATGcctcgcccgcgttgcggggcattaagccgaatatttcttagtttaataacATGTACGCATGTATTTTAGTTACTTGtgcatactactcataacacgatctcaaaaaaattATATCGACTCAACCAATTAAACCAAAACACTgccatagttttgctaaaaaaaaaagATGGCAAACctgagctgggggcaaaatagTAAATTGTCATAAACAATGAGCGAGTGTCAGGCACCTGCTTGACAAAAAAGTTAGATTGAGTAAACGAAGTAAAATAAAAACTACtatagttttgaaaaaaaaattaaaacgatggCAAGACTCCAAATTTTAACTAAGGGCAAAATCATAAGTTTTTAAAAGAGGACAAACTCATAATTTTAAAAcgagggcaaattcgtaatttttagCTTGGGGGAAAACCATTGTTTTGAACGGTGGAAAAATTATAGTTTTGAACTAagggcgaaatcgtaatttttagctggggacaaaagaataaatttattttgaactgatggaaaaaacgtaattttgaactgagggcgaaatcgtaatttttgaaagggtcaattataattatattatattatactaacattaattaaattaaaactaaaaaaaggGCAGCCGCCCATTTAAGCAAATCGAAGGCAAGCACTATTTTGTAGATATTGAATGAATGAATTTATAACCTAAatctagagtaaattacaagttttgtcctttatgtttacatcaaatttcaggcgctgtccttttggccaaaagttgacaggcgctgtcctttacctttcaaaatcttgcacattttgtcctttaggccaaacttagttagaatttttggttaaatctggttaTGTGCCTTGCACATACATTGTTGTCATTTCATCTCTTCAGAGATTATTATGTATAAAACTTATGTTTAGGGACTAGTTTGTAAAGAATTCTTATTTAGGGATAATTTGTAAAAAAATGCTGACATAGACCCCATCGCCGGTGGAAGCTTTTCCCGGCTTCTGTTTTCCGGCCTTGAACCCGAAGACACCGATCACCACCACCCCCCGAATACCTTCACATTTTCTGCCAATAAAAAAACACCCAAAATGCTATGCTTCGGTGCAGTTACATTAACTCCCGATAATTCCGCCACCAACAAAAACTCATCGTCGCCGGTGTCAGTCACCACAACCACCTCACTATTATCTAATTCCAATGTCAGTCAGTCAGTCGACAaccttttttactttttttagtatttttgtCTTGTAACGTAAattgttttttctttttctttttatggGAGGACAAATTAAGGGCTAATTAAGTCTTGTTTTTTTCTACTTTTCTTCTTTCAGCACATAACTCAATGTCTCTCATTCACACTCAATGTGAAAGTTCTTTAAAATCAACTTCAAAAACCCCCAAATCATTACCCTCAAAAATTACCGGAGGCGGTGGAGGTTTATCGATGAATACGGTTTCCGACGACGGTGAGATCGAGACGGCGACACAGGTCTGTGATCGGAGACGGCGGAACAGCGCTTGGATAGGAGACGACGAAACAGTTCCGAGATCGGAGACGACTGGTGGGTGTTTGCTGCTGTATACTCCAGTTTGATCAGAGTACTATTTATGAGGGTTCGATTCGTGATTTAAGGTTTCGAATTCAGCATGTTTTGATGTTTTGATGAAGAATGAGTATAATTTGATTGCGTTTTTGGTCTCAAATTCACACAAACGACTTACACAAATTCGATCTATAAAACAGACACCCACCTGCAACCGCCACCCACCACCTACACCCTACACCCACCTGCAACCGCCACCCACCGTCTCCACCATCACCATCCACAACCGTTTTCATATGCAATCTTTCGCCTTATTTTATAGATCAAAAGCCCTATATGAATTTGttatatcaaaatcaaattcGCGTATAATACTTGGATAAATAAGCTAGGGTTTGAATTGTGTtggagagagaagagagagagagagggagatggAGTTTCacagagagaggagagagagatgagtgagagagagagatgggttGTTCAGattatagagagagagagtttatatttctttaagtttttgttttttacaaATTATCCGTAAATAAGAATTCTTTACAAACTAGTCCCTAAACATAAGTTTTTTACATAATAGTCTCTGAAGAGATGAAATGACaacaatgccctcatgtgcaaggcatatgatcagatttaaccaaaaattcTAACTGAGTTTGTTCTAAAGGACAAaatgtgcaagattttgaaaggtaaaggacagcgcctgtcaacttttggccaaaaggacagcgcctgaaatttgatgtaaacataaaggacaaaacttgtaatttactcttaaatctAATATTGTTAGCCAAAAGTTCCATCCTCAAGTTCATTGTAGGTGGTTTAGAGAAATTGTAGCCCACAAGTTCTAGGCCCAATTTTATTATATTGGGTCCCTTTTTGGCCCAAAACATTTCAAGCTCAAATGTAAAACGGAAAACGGACTCATAACCAAACCGAAACTGATTGGTTGGTTGGTTAGTTTTGAGCCAAACCGATCATTGCGCGTCGCCTAATAGTCACTAATTTAGCTATCCTTTCATTTCGCTAGCTTACTTTTCACAATTTGGAAAAAAAGGAATCGAAAACAAAATTGGTCGCCAAACTTTATTCAAGAAGTTTTCTTTACAAAAAATCCGGTCgctaaatataaaaaaataataattaaataaatatagtCGTAGACAAGGTCACAATTACAAAGAAAAATAACAAACAGAAGGCTGCTAAAATGATCAGAAAATATAAAATAAGCAATCATAAAAAGTTCTAGACACGATCGCTAATGCAAAAGTAATTCCAAAAAAAATGTTAAATGAAAAATCGCTAAAACATTGACAAAATATTATAAGATTTTCAAGAAAACACGGTTGCTAATGTGTTCTCAGTTTAAAAACGATGACAAAGGTCGGAAGAAAtatagggggtgtttgtttttctaaaaaatatcTGCGCATTCtcttatgtctgcgtcgcgcagaccACGTGCAGACATTGTCATCTACATACTATTTATTTTTCtgaagacgtttcattaaaagACGTCTGTACGAGCTCTTCTTAGTGCAGATTTGGCCCAGtcacttctaagatcttctaaggtctgcagagggttaaacaccaccacctaccaccacccaccaccgtccattaccaccaccaccgtccaccaccacccaccgtccacgtccacatccaccgtccaccaccaccgtTCGTACACCACCACCAATTTAATTTAGAAATGtacatacgttaaaaaacaaacaacttcCTTCTTGCAGACTGTAGAGGTTTTGTCTACCTCTTCTTTTACAGATGTGATTCGCAGACTCCACATCTTAAAAGCCAAAAGATCACGTTCAAACAGTaacaaaaaaaacacacaataGAAAAATATGGGTCATCAATTTCAATCGTAACTCTTTAtataaaaaatctttaaaaggtAGGCGGCCGCAAAAACAGACAAAAAGTAAACCAAAATATTAAAAAATGACGGTGcaatcaaacataaacaaagaGTTTGGCAAAACAACACAAAGGAACAAGTGATGGTGACTTGGTGTGAGTGAGAAATCATTAAAGATAGCTCCGTGAATTGAATGAAGGCCCAATATTATGATTACCAGTCGACATTGCACCACTAAAATCGgtttctagaaaaaaaaaaaaaaagaaagaaaaaacaaATGACCGACTTCTCTTTATAATTAAAGGACCACTTTGAACAACATTGCCAGTCTTCTCGTCTATTTCTGTGTCTAGCACAACTATCTATAATCGCAAGATGATAGAACGTCCAGATAAAGGAAAACACCTCCTTTACGAAAATATAACACGTTTTAATAGAAAACGAGTTATAATTAAGAGTTGCCTACAAAGTCCAAATTATCTAAAGAGTGTAAAAAGACATAAAAATAATAATGACAACTATAAAATACACAAAAAACCCATAAATAATATAATGaaaattactaaaacatcatatctgtgggttttgtgttgttttTTAGATGATAAAGCTCTAATTATGGAATAACAaatattatggtgttttatgttgattagcatgttattttttatattcatagttctgtGATGTTttatttgaagtttttatggactattagattttgaatatggtgttttagtaatattcactctgttatttatgagttttaagtgtgttttatgacTGAAATTATAATGTTTTAtgtctttttacactttttaagaaATTTAGACTTTATAGCCGAACTCTATCCATATATCAAATTCAACACTGAGAAAACAAATAGAACATTAAAAATAATGTATTAGTACATGGTTTTGTAGTAATAAAAACCCAGGTTCTATCGCATTAAAAAATGTTCtcttataattattattatttttaattatataataaaattataACGTACCATGTGTCTTACACGAAGTGAATAAAAAATATCAAATAGTTAGTAATGAAAGTTTAAGATTTATAAGATGACATTATTGAGACGCTTTTCAAATGTCCGAATAAAGTTTATGTCGTGTACAATCAAAACGTGTGATGTTTAACATGTTTATAAATATGAAAGCATTTGATCCATACATCAGAGAATTTGCATCATCTTGTAAGTTTAGAAGTCACAAGATCATACAATTGCATGATCAATTTTCTTATGAATTTCAGCAGTCACAAAAACCGTTGTTTGTGATGTTTTTTGATAATTAATTGAATAATATATATTGGGACTAttcgagtaacaaaataacaaactatAGGGAGCacacctgctattttcaaaaggtggggattaaacgtgaaaccacatggaccatccgggcaattaactcttttctATATTAATATTAAGGTTATAAAggtaatttaacatttttaaattcaaaaacccacatGCAATGCACATGCAATTTCCCCTcttcttttttaaacgtcaataagtTTTTATATgttactttttaaaaaaaaatacaccatgATAACGaatgtttttttatctttaatatcaGTACCATATTGATATATACTTGTATAGAGAAAAAATATTTACATTTCGATCAGATGTTTTACTCCATGGTGTTTTGTCTTTGTTGTTTTAATTGTATATTGATTCAAAACGTTGTGTTTTACATTAAAACACCATGAATGTATATATGACACCATAACAGTGcaaataacattaaattcaacaaACTACTTACAGAAAAACTCCATAAACGTATATAAGACACCATAACATTGCAAATACCATTGAATTCAGCAAACTACCATTTTCTTATACATAAACACCATGAAGCCAAAATAAAACACGATAAAACCATTGAATTCAGCAAACTACCATTTTCTTATACAGAAACACCATGATACCATTGAATTCAGCAAACTACTTACAGTAAAACTTCATAAACGTATATAAGACACCATAACATTGCAAATACCATTGAATTAAGCAAACTACCATTTTCTTATACAGAAACACCATGAAGCTAAAATAAAACACCATAAAAACCAAGACAATATACATGTATACAAAGACACCATTCCATTAGCAataaaaaatatcattaaattcAACCAGCTAACTTTTTCCTTTTACAAGACACCATATCTGTTTTTTAATTCCTAAAATAAAATACCATCGAAAATAAGATTGAAACATTGAAAGATTGAATGTAAATAGTATTTGCAATGCTATGGTGTCTATACGTTCATGGTGTTTTACTATAAAACACAACGCCTTAAATCACCATACAATTAAAACAACATAGACAAAACACATGGACTAAAACATCTGATCGAAAAgtaatttttttctctatataagtatagcaatatggtactcatattaaagataataAAACACTCGTTATAATGATGTAatatatttttgtttaaaaagttacgtataaaaagttattgacttTTAAAAAAGACGGGAGAACTTGCACGTGCATTTTATGTGGTATTTGATTTTATCTTTAATttggttttttattaaattaCTAAAACTTAACGTCATTATCCTAATAAATTAAATAATGACACGTGTCCTCATCATGTTCTTTCTTATCCTTCtcacaaatttaatttttttacaggatcctaaacctatatatatatatatatctctctttctctctctctctctctctctctctatatatatatatatatatatatatatatatatagtgcgAGGTTCAATGGGGAACCATTAAACAATATGTTTACATGTTAAATATATCttaaaaatcaaatttaaaatgttaaaaaatattttttttcaaaattttttcagAGATTTTGTTTTTAAAGATGTGTAGAAACtattctaataaaatattatttttgtaaaaaacctttttttagtttttttttttttactattttaagAATTATTTTAAAGAAATTTTAGTATTtgaatatttttattaataaggcttctacatgtatttatatgAAAAAGCTCCGAAATTTTTATCAAAAAACTAAAGGtaacatgttaagttgaatttCTAACGTGTTAAATGCATGGTTCCCGGTTTTCACTTTTTTTAGTGTTCTCCATTGAATCCCCcctaatatatattatataggaTTCAGTAAGAACCATCATGAATTGTGAAAACTATGAGAATTCCCGTTTTCTGCATGAGTTGAGCCACCATTTTTGCACAAacgtaaatgaaaatgttataaacacatctgtaaaaataaaaaaattgttgaGTCTGTAGTTACGCCTGATGTAAATTTTGTTTACGCACTGATGTAAAATTTGTTACAACGATGTAAATTTTGTTTGCACCGGTGTAAATTTTTGCATtcgacattttttttatttttttgctgGAACAAATGGTTTTTTTAAGGGTTGtgagattttttttaatttgaaaaaacCTTTTGAAAGGTTTAATTTTTATGGTTCTTACAGCTGAAAGCGGTTTTAATTTTACCCTTTTCCTATATATACAAGGAAATAAATTAATGACAACTTAATGTGTGATCATAGCATTTAAAATAATAAAGAATTAGAAAAGTAGTTGAAATGTGAAACCTAATTTAGTAACGATAATAATAACAGGTGTATTTTTTTGATAGAGTTAAATATTTAGTTGgtacatggtttgcaatttttttaCAGTTGATTCCcataatttaataattaataaGTGGTCCAGATGGTTAAAACTTTTAAACTAGGGTAATACTTATCATTAAACTATATTAGATTTTCCAGTTAAGTGTATATAAAATATCTATTTTACCAATGAGGTTGAagataaaataactaaaaaaagtaaaacaaataaaACAGATAAAACCATTTTAtttaactaaaacacaaaataatTATATTGCCATTTTAATTCTTGAGGTTTGTTCAAATTTACcactttagttcaaatagtttttttcttccatttgggtccctgacttttcccttttgttgccattttgatcacataccctAACTCCGTCCAAAAACCCCATTTTTAACTAGGGATATTTTGGGTATTTTCAATTTAAATCTTTTCAATtgtcattttgatccaattcttaAATAGACAAAAAAATTTAGAAATacatatataatattaataatgattattattttattatatataatatatcatATATACACGTATACATCACTAACATACATACATCAGTCTCTCTAATATCTCACTCTCTCTGTCTCTCTAAAACCACCACCATTGGTTACTCCTCCATCTCCAACAATGGCAGCCATTACCACCTTCCATCGTCTCACAACCCTCTTCTCTCTCATGGCAGCCACCACCAACATCAGACACCATCCCCACCGTTTCTGTCAACATCCACCATTCACCATTTACCACCACCGGTTACTGTTCAATATCACCACCATCCTCCACCGTTCACCATTACCACCATCCTCCACCGT
Coding sequences:
- the LOC110928138 gene encoding soluble inorganic pyrophosphatase 1, producing the protein MAAKSAPRLNERILSTLSKRSAAAHSWHDIDIGPEAPQIFNVVVEIPKGSKVKYELDKKTGLIKVDRVLYSSVVYPHNYGFIPRTLCEDNDPMDVLVIMQEPVVPGCFVRAKALGLMPMIDQGERDDKIIAVCADDPEYRHFNDIQQLPPHRLAEIRRFFEDYKKNENKEVAVDEFMPSATAFEAIQHSMDLYGEYIMQTLKK